AACTAATAGTGAATTATATAATAGAAAGAGAAAATGGATAGACTTTGATGCTGGAAGATTGGTATCAGAAGATATCAGCATGGAAGACTTAACAGAGGAATTTATTGAGTATATTATTGAAGTTATAAATGGAGAAAAAACTAATAATGAAAAAAATAAATTTCAAGAGATAGCTATATTTAAATCTGGGGTAACATTATAAATGGAGATGAGAAGTAATGAAACAATTTATGTGTGAGGATTTTTTATTAAACACAGAAACAGCTAAAAAATTATATCATGATTATGCAAAAAATATGCCTATATATGACTTTCACTGTCATTTAAATCCAAAAGAGATATTTGAAAATAAAAAATATAAAAATATCTCAGAGATATGGTTAGGAGGAGATCATTACAAATGGAGAGCTATGAGAAGTAATGGTGTATCTGAAGATTATATAACTGGAGATAAAAGTGATAAAGAAAAATTTGTAAAATGGGCAGAAACTATGGATGAGTGTTACGGAAACCCATTATTCCATTGGACTCATTTAGAGTTAAAAAGATTCTTTGGAATAGATACTATACTTTCAAAGGAAACAGCAGAAGAGATTTGGGAAAAGACAAATGAAAAATTATCAACAGACGAGTTTACAGCTAGAGAATTAATAAAAAGAGCTAATGTAAAAACTTTATGTACAACAGATGACCCAATAGATTCTTTAGAATATCATATAGGAATAAAAAATGACAAAACTTTTGATGTGGAAGTAAGACCAACTTTTAGACCTGATAAAGGTGTGAGAATAGATAAAGAAGATTATATGCCATGGTTAAATAAATTAGAAGAGTTACATGGAAAGAAGATAGAGTCATTATCTGAATTTAAAAAAGCTTTACTTGAAAGAATAGAGTTTTTCCATGAAGTAGGATGTAGAATATCTGACCATGCTCTTGACCCAGTAGTTTTTGAAATGGGAACAGAGGAAGAGGCAGATAGAATATTTAAAAAGAAAATTTCTGGAGAAGAGTTAACGGAAAGAGAAGTAAAAATTTATAAAACGAATATATTACTTTTCTTAGGAAGAGAATACAATAAAAAAGGTTGGGTAATGCAATATCATATAGGATGTATAAGAAATAATTCAACTAGAATGTATAAAAAATTAGGACCAGATACAGGGTTTGATGCTATTGCAGATGAAACTTTTGTACTTGCTCTTTCAAGAATATTAGATACATTAGATGATACTGATGAGTTGCCAAAAACTATTTTATATAATTTAAATCCTAGAGAAAACGAAACTTTAGGAACCTTAATTGGATGTTTCCAAGGTGGAGGAATATCAGGAAAAATTCAATTAGGTTCTGGTTGGTGGTTCTTAGATCAAAAAGATGGAATGATAAAACAGATGACAGCATTAGCAAATTTAGGATTGCTTTCGAGATTTGTAGGAATGTTAACTGACTCAAGAAGTTTCTTGTCATATACAAGACATGAATATTTTAGAAGAATTTTATGTAACTTACTAGGAGATTGGGTAGAAAACGGAGAATTACCTAATGATATAAATAAATTAGGGAAAATGGTAGAAAATATTTGTTACAATAATGTTAATAACTATATTATAAAATAATTGAAATATGAACTTACCTTAAAATGAGATGGAGTAAAATCTATCTCATTTTTTATTAGAAAAATAATGATACTAATTTCTAACTTAGAACACTGTTTTATATAAATACATTTAATTATTTTTTAGAAAAAATAGCAAAAAAACTATTGACTTTTTTTAAATTTCAAGTTATTATTCTAGTATACAAGTATAAAATTAAAAGAGGAGGTTAAAAATGATAAGTTTTATGAACGAAGATTTTTTACTAAAAAATGAAGTGAGTAAAAAATTATATCATGAATATGCAAAAGATATGCCTATCTTTGATTACCATTGTCATTTGAACCCAAAAGAGATAGCAGAAAATAAAGGATATGATAACTTAACACAAATATGGCTATATGGAGATCACTATAAGTGGAGAGCCATGAGAAGTAATGGAATAGATGAAAAATATATTACAGGAGATGCCAGTGATTATGAGAAATTTCTAGCTTTTGTTGAGACAATAGAGTATTGTTTTGGAAATCCACTATATCATTGGTCACATTTAGAGTTAAAAAGATTCTTTGGAATAGATGAAGTAATAAATAGAAAAAATGCAGAAGTTATTTGGAATAAAGCAAATGAGCTTTTAAGAACACCAGAGTTTACAACTAAAAATTTAATAAAGAGAGCTAATGTAACAGCACTTTGTACAACAGATGATCCAATTGATTCTCTAGAGTACCATTTAGAGATAGCTCAAGATAAAGAGTTTGGAGTAAAAGTATTACCTACATATAGACCAGATAAGGCTATGGGAATAGAAAAAACTGGATATGTAGAGTATGTAGGAAAATTAGCTGAAGTAAGTGGAATAGCCATAAACTCTTTTAGAACTTTTGTAGAAGCATTAAAAGAAAGAGTTAAATTTTTCGTGGAGAGAGGTTGCTTAGTTACAGATTTAAGTTTAGAGGAACCATTTTTCAAAATAGTAAATGAAGAGGAAATAGAAAGAATTTTCCAAAAAGCTTTAACTGGAGCAGAGTTAACAGCAG
Above is a window of Fusobacterium mortiferum ATCC 9817 DNA encoding:
- the uxaC gene encoding glucuronate isomerase — translated: MKQFMCEDFLLNTETAKKLYHDYAKNMPIYDFHCHLNPKEIFENKKYKNISEIWLGGDHYKWRAMRSNGVSEDYITGDKSDKEKFVKWAETMDECYGNPLFHWTHLELKRFFGIDTILSKETAEEIWEKTNEKLSTDEFTARELIKRANVKTLCTTDDPIDSLEYHIGIKNDKTFDVEVRPTFRPDKGVRIDKEDYMPWLNKLEELHGKKIESLSEFKKALLERIEFFHEVGCRISDHALDPVVFEMGTEEEADRIFKKKISGEELTEREVKIYKTNILLFLGREYNKKGWVMQYHIGCIRNNSTRMYKKLGPDTGFDAIADETFVLALSRILDTLDDTDELPKTILYNLNPRENETLGTLIGCFQGGGISGKIQLGSGWWFLDQKDGMIKQMTALANLGLLSRFVGMLTDSRSFLSYTRHEYFRRILCNLLGDWVENGELPNDINKLGKMVENICYNNVNNYIIK
- the uxaC gene encoding glucuronate isomerase, with product MISFMNEDFLLKNEVSKKLYHEYAKDMPIFDYHCHLNPKEIAENKGYDNLTQIWLYGDHYKWRAMRSNGIDEKYITGDASDYEKFLAFVETIEYCFGNPLYHWSHLELKRFFGIDEVINRKNAEVIWNKANELLRTPEFTTKNLIKRANVTALCTTDDPIDSLEYHLEIAQDKEFGVKVLPTYRPDKAMGIEKTGYVEYVGKLAEVSGIAINSFRTFVEALKERVKFFVERGCLVTDLSLEEPFFKIVNEEEIERIFQKALTGAELTAEEREAYKTMLFVELGREYKKYDLGMQIHMGALRNNNSRMFDKLGADIGMDSIADNNYAKSLSSLLNELEKTGELPKTILYCLNPKDNEVLGTMIGNFQCGEMPGKMQFGSGWWFLDQKDGMIKQMIALANLGLLRRFVGMLTDSRSFISYTRHEYFRRIMCNLIGTWVEEGEVPFDEEILKAMVQEICYLNAKNYFKLKI